The following coding sequences lie in one Apium graveolens cultivar Ventura chromosome 3, ASM990537v1, whole genome shotgun sequence genomic window:
- the LOC141711903 gene encoding ubiquitin carboxyl-terminal hydrolase 8-like: protein MNRRLNRIFKTLIFSLFYSLSLLKTLLSKTLIQPFSLHSMLFDYENENDDVWGAPLALPFTPPNDDPQLYLVHDRWWNEAREAVLSGGDNIGVSYLTTSTFVKVDAFWEIDEYTSEILMKMTPEEVEAEEEGVACGYALISDWMFLRALKWHNDVNKVGTILFAEDAMQDSFSLKIRYFLGKMNILVAKISRKDNEAVTFERACNIFCVGDGQLRIWDYSGQITQFSINGRNIPDSVLQNEGILLELELYGLSQMTKGRQHSKDETAVDLWTGSPKINGNTDISLNLRVDYQQSASLYTEARAMGMTGLFNLGNTCFMNSAFQCLVHTTKFVDYFLGDFKKDLNFENPLGMNGKLALAAGDLFRKLWTPGARPVAPTTFKSALSDFAPQFGGYNQHDSQEFLAFLLDGLHEDLNRVKCKPYIEVKDADDIPDNEVADEHWRNHLARNDSIIVDVCQGQFRSKLVCPFCNKVSTTFDPFMYLSLPLPSTTMRTMTLTVLSTDGSSMPIPVTVTVPKFAKCEDLVRAVSVSCSLRDDETLLLAEVYGNQIMHFLDKPADSVDLLRDSDQLVAYRLPKDNNDSSYLVVFMHQHEYKPMSIYASKWNKFGIPLLARIPDIPKGSEIREQFLKLLNPFLMSVDDMFVEDDDAQTTGSEDSKMKNAGSTVTLNGYANSELEDNDVNFVVDAALDVEDDFQFSLIEENNSLLGTPIQMNEPLPSPRSCRKFTVLVSWSNKMRSLYDTARLSLLPELFKSSLFTKRPQESVSLYKCLDGFLKEEPLGPEDMWYCPKCKEHRQASKKLDLWRLPEILVIHLKRFSYNRFSKNKLGTFVDFPVEDFNLMDYTVHKISGVSERYVLYGIVNHYGSLGGGHYTAFVQLGQNQWYEFDDSHVSPVAQEQIKTSAAYVLFYRRI from the exons ATGAACCGTCGCTTGAATCGAattttcaaaaccctaattttctcTCTCTTCTACTCACTCTCTCTCCTCAAAACTCTCCTCTCTAAAACCCTAATCCAACCTTTCTCTCTTCATTCCATGTTGTTCGATTACGAAAACGAAAACGACGACGTTTGGGGTGCTCCTCTCGCTCTCCCCTTCACTCCTCCCAATGATGATCCTCAACTCTACCTCGTTCACGACAG GTGGTGGAATGAGGCGCGAGAGGCGGTGTTATCGGGCGGTGATAACATAGGGGTATCGTATCTCACCACTTCGACATTTGTGAAAGTGGATGCTTTCTGGGAGATTGATGAATATACCTCGgaaattttgatgaaaatgacACCAGAGGAGGTGGAAGCTGAGGAGGAAGGCGTGGCGTGTGGGTatgctttgatttcggattggATGTTTTTGCGGGCGCTTAAATG GCATAATGATGTAAACAAGGTCGGAACCATCCTTTTTGCTGAAGATGCCATGCAGGATTCATTTTCTCTGAAAATACGTTATTTTTTGGGAAAGATGAATATTTTGGTTGCCAAAATTAGTCGAAAG GACAATGAAGCTGTCACGTTTGAAAGAGCATGCAATATTTTCTGTGTTGGTGATGGCCAG TTACGCATTTGGGACTATTCAGGACAAATAACCCAGTTCAGCATAAATGGCAGAAACATACCAGATTCAGTTCTACAAAATGAAGGG ATTCTTCTGGAATTGGAACTATATGGGCTATCACAAATGACCAAAGGAAGACAACATTCCAAGGATGAAACGGCAGTAGATCTTTGGACTGGTTCGCCTAAAATTAATGGGAACACTGATATAAGTTTAAATTTGAGAGTAGACTACCAACAATCTGCTAGTCTGTACACAGAAGCTCGTGCAATGGGAATGACTGGGTTGTTTAATCTTGGGAACACCTGTTTTATGAACAGTGCTTTCCAGTGTTTGGTGCATACTACAAAGTTTGTTGATTATTTCCTTGGGGACtttaaaaaagatttaaattttgaaaatccCCTGGGCATGAAT GGTAAGCTTGCTTTAGCAGCTGGGGATTTGTTTAGAAAACTATGGACACCAGGAGCAAGACCAGTGGCTCCTACTACGTTTAAATCAGCACTTTCTGACTTTGCACCTCAATTCGGTGGTTACAACCAGCACGATTCTCAA GAGTTCCTTGCTTTTTTGTTGGATGGACTACATGAAGATCTCAATCGAGTCAAATGCAAGCCATATATTGAAGTAAAAGATGCAGATGATATTCCAGACAATGAAGTAGCAGATGAACACTGGAGGAATCATCTTGCTCGTAATGATTCCATTATCGTGGATGTGTGCCAA GGCCAATTTCGATCAAAATTAGTTTGCCCTTTCTGCAACAAGGTGTCAACTACGTTTGATCCTTTTATGTACTTATCATTGCCGTTGCCTTCAACAACAATGCGGACTATGACTTTGACAGTCTTGAGCACTGATGGGAGTAGTATGCCCATTCCAGTTACTGTAACTGTCCCCAAGTTTGCAAAGTGTGAGGATCTTGTTCGAGCTGTAAGTGTCTCGTGCTCCTTGCGTGATGATGAAACACTACTGCTGGCAGAG GTATATGGCAATCAGATCATGCATTTTTTGGACAAGCCAGCCGACTCAGTAGACTTGCTTAGAGATTCTGATCAACTTGTGGCATATCGGTTGCCAAAAGATAACAATGATTCATCTTATTTGGTTGTGTTCATGCATCAGCATGAATATAAGCCGAT GTCGATATATGCATCAAAATGGAATAAGTTCGGCATTCCTTTATTAGCAAGAATACCTGATATTCCTAAAGGGTCTGAGATACGTGAACAATTTCTCAAGTTACTTAATCCATTTTTAATGTCAGTGGATGATATGTTTGTGGAGGATGATGATGCCCAGACCACTGGTAGTGAAGACTCTAAGATGAAGAATGCTGGAAGCACTGTTACATTAAACGGCTATGCAAATAGCGAATTAGAGGATAATGATGTTAATTTTGTAGTTGATGCTGCCTTGGATGTGGAAGATGATTTCCAGTTTTCTCTAATAGAAGAGAACAATTCATTATTAGGTACCCCAATACAGATGAATGAGCCGTTACCATCCCCGAGGTCCTGCAGGAAATTTACTGTGCTTGTTTCATGGTCAAATAAGATGAGGAGTTTGTATGACACAGCTCGCCTAAGCTTATTGCCGGAGTTATTTAAATCTTCATTATTTACCAAAAGGCCTCAAGAATCTGTTTCTCTTTATAAATGCCTGGACGGGTTCTTGAAAGAGGAGCCTTTAGGACCCGAGGACATGTG GTATTGTCCCAAGTGCAAGGAGCATCGCCAGGCCAGCAAAAAATTGGATCTTTGGAGACTGCCAGAAATTTTGGTTATTCATCTAAAGCGGTTTTCATACAACAGATTTTCTAAGAATAAGTTGGGAACTTTTGTGGACTTTCCAGTTGAGGACTTTAATCTCATGGATTATACTGTTCACAAAATTAGTGGGGTTTCAGAACGCTATGTATTATATGGGATTGTTAACCACTATGGTAGCCTGGGAGGGGGTCATTATACCGCCTTTGTCCAA CTGGGACAAAATCAGTGGTATGAGTTTGACGATAGCCATGTTTCACCTGTTGCTCAGGAACAAATAAAGACATCAGCTGCTTATGTTCTGTTCTATAGGAGAATTTGA
- the LOC141711904 gene encoding uncharacterized protein LOC141711904, whose product MVGWHRHLQSIIRQVGKRVEQNCTATVNTSFYHSKSLIHGELPYLRSPQGPLPTYYARPLYNCFQQMGFTSSRILLANISDETPIPSPLTPQLALTSGKDDAKEAVTSKPSKVQAVLKNIKQSPKKVNLVAALVRGMRVEDALLQLQVTVKRASKTVYQVIHSARANATHNHGLDPDRLLIAEAHVGKGFFKKRINYHARGKCGIKVRPECRLTVVVREITPEEEAEIARLRVKNFVKLSKRERRLVPHKLIETTPIWDRKGKAKLQS is encoded by the exons ATGGTGGGCTGGCACCGACATCTGCAGTCTATAATTCGTCAGGTTGGAAAAAGAGTGGAGCAAAATTGCACTGCTACTGTCAACACTTCTTTTTATCATTCGAAGTCCTTGATACATG GAGAGTTGCCATATTTGCGCAGCCCTCAGGGTCCATTGCCTACTTACTATGCAAGACCGTTATATAACTGTTTTCAACAAATG GGATTCACAAGTTCAAGGATTTTACTTGCAAATATTTCTGATGAAACACCAATACCCTCTCCACTAACGCCGCAGTTGGCATTAACTAGTGGAAAAGATGATGCCAAGGAAGCTGTCACCAGTAAACCTTCGAAAGTTCAAGCAGTCTTGAAGAACATTAAACAG AGTCCTAAAAAGGTGAACCTTGTAGCTGCATTGGTTAGGGGCATGCGCGTTGAAGATGCATTGCTGCAGTTACAAGTCACTGTAAAGCGAGCGTCAAAAACAGTATATCAG GTCATTCATTCAGCACGGGCAAATGCAACGCACAATCATGGATTAGATCCAGATCGTCTTCTCATTG CTGAGGCACATGTGGGAAAAGGATTTTTCAAGAAGAGAATAAATTACCATGCTAGAGGAAAATGTGGGATTAAAGTGAGACCGGAGTGTAGATTAACTGTGGTAGTCCGAGAAATTACCCCCGAAGAAGAGGCTGAGATCGCAAGGCTAAGGGTTAAAAACTTCGTCAAGCTCAGCAAGAGGGAGAGGCGGTTAGTCCCCCACAAGCTTATTGAGACTACTCCAATCTGGGATCGCAAGGGCAAAGCTAAATTGCAAAGTTAA